The Candidatus Caldatribacterium sp. genome includes a region encoding these proteins:
- a CDS encoding diguanylate cyclase encodes YLLRIAFLAALLFVALHSYFKTKFLVRERVWYLAFYGGLALASLGILIAPFPEAFLLFAGLSLFLFGVGGIVRYFKRSSIRDYLTGLYSRVYFFEEWLPREVKRQNRSGGSIAFAMIDIDGLKRVNDQSGHHAGDRLLQRFASVVLCSIRREDAAVRFGGDEILLAFPGGQEEGVRKALRRIEEALPDIPFSWGVSVWEGKGDPEEAIRTADCRMYERKRAKKNGENSWCERRESNPHGLSPTGS; translated from the coding sequence TACCTTCTGCGGATTGCGTTCCTTGCCGCCCTTCTTTTTGTTGCCCTTCATAGCTATTTCAAGACGAAGTTCCTCGTTCGGGAAAGAGTCTGGTACCTTGCCTTCTATGGGGGCCTTGCCCTTGCCTCTCTTGGGATTCTCATTGCCCCCTTCCCGGAAGCCTTCCTTCTCTTTGCAGGGCTTTCGCTTTTCCTTTTCGGTGTGGGGGGCATTGTGCGGTACTTTAAGCGCTCTTCCATCCGGGACTACCTCACCGGGCTCTACTCCCGGGTGTACTTCTTTGAAGAGTGGCTCCCCCGGGAGGTGAAGCGGCAAAACCGTTCCGGTGGGAGCATTGCCTTTGCCATGATTGATATCGATGGCCTAAAGAGGGTGAACGACCAGAGCGGGCACCATGCCGGGGACAGACTCCTCCAAAGGTTTGCCTCGGTGGTGCTTTGCAGTATCCGCAGGGAGGATGCCGCCGTTCGCTTTGGGGGAGATGAAATCCTCCTTGCCTTCCCAGGGGGGCAGGAAGAGGGAGTAAGAAAGGCTCTGAGGCGGATAGAGGAAGCCCTGCCAGATATCCCCTTTTCCTGGGGAGTGAGTGTCTGGGAGGGAAAAGGAGACCCTGAGGAAGCCATAAGGACAGCAGACTGCCGCATGTACGAGAGGAAGAGGGCCAAGAAGAACGGAGAGAATTCCTGGTGCGAGAGGCGGGAGTCGAACCCGCACGGGCTTTCACCCACTGGATCCTAA